A stretch of the bacterium genome encodes the following:
- a CDS encoding FecR family protein, whose translation MGGRFLRGVASRLVGPRGRSVPLVAGALALLGLAAGLAGVAARAQSAPPPKRPIPPYLAMVETWLQREAAGARAAQAINQDTIDAGRALLAKARAAKSAAATAEAQRVVAVAEEALRKNRLRAARAEKALAWAARLRELPPAGGMAGFMPRAEGTIEIQPAGGGAPRAVTADTPPVAGPGDTIRTGKDGRADVLLPEGNVVSLSAGAAMTLAEGAVETLLYGEVRARVLRMGHKFEVRTPSAVTSVRGTDFVVREVPGKPSSVVVLEGTVAFGDAKGTKTVLVGPGMQSYLLPDGTPAEPTAANVKEMRRWWEE comes from the coding sequence ATGGGCGGCAGGTTTCTTCGCGGCGTCGCGTCCCGCCTCGTCGGTCCGCGCGGCCGGAGCGTCCCGCTCGTCGCGGGAGCGCTCGCGCTCCTCGGCCTCGCCGCCGGTCTCGCCGGGGTCGCGGCGCGGGCCCAGTCGGCGCCGCCTCCAAAGCGCCCGATCCCCCCGTATCTCGCGATGGTCGAAACGTGGCTGCAGCGGGAGGCCGCGGGAGCGCGGGCCGCGCAGGCGATCAATCAAGACACGATCGACGCCGGCCGCGCTCTGCTGGCCAAGGCGCGGGCCGCGAAGAGCGCCGCGGCGACGGCCGAGGCCCAGCGGGTCGTCGCCGTCGCGGAAGAGGCGCTGCGCAAGAACAGGCTGCGCGCGGCGCGGGCGGAGAAGGCGCTGGCGTGGGCGGCGCGCCTGCGCGAACTCCCGCCCGCCGGCGGCATGGCCGGGTTCATGCCGCGCGCCGAAGGGACGATCGAGATCCAGCCGGCGGGCGGCGGCGCGCCGCGCGCCGTGACCGCGGACACGCCGCCGGTCGCCGGACCGGGCGACACGATCCGCACCGGCAAGGACGGCCGCGCGGACGTCCTCCTCCCGGAGGGGAACGTCGTCAGCCTCTCCGCCGGCGCCGCGATGACCCTCGCGGAAGGCGCGGTCGAAACTCTCCTCTACGGCGAGGTCCGCGCCCGCGTCCTGCGGATGGGCCACAAGTTCGAGGTGCGGACGCCGAGCGCGGTGACGTCGGTGCGCGGCACCGACTTCGTCGTGCGCGAGGTCCCCGGCAAGCCGTCGTCGGTCGTGGTCCTCGAAGGGACCGTCGCCTTCGGCGACGCCAAGGGGACGAAGACGGTCCTCGTCGGTCCGGGCATGCAGTCCTATCTGCTTCCCGACGGCACGCCGGCCGAGCCGACGGCGGCGAACGTGAAGGAAATGCGGAG